GCACGGGCTGGTCAGCCACCTGACCGCCGAGCCCGACATCGATGTGGTGGGCGCCTTTGAGAGCAGCCGGGAGCTGATGCGCGCCCTGGGCCAGACCCAGGCGGACATCCTGCTGCTGGATTTTTCGCTCGGACGCGACGAACTGGATGGCGTGTCCCTCATCCGCGCGCTGCGCGCCCGTCATCCCGACTGCCGCATCCTGGTGCTGTCCACCCACCATGAGCCCGCCACGGTTTCGCTGGCGCTGCGCGTGGGCGCCCGTGGCTTTGTCGGCAAGGGCGAGGACATGGCCGACCTGATGAAGGCGATCCGCGCCGTCGCCTCGGGCGCGATCTACCTGAGCGCCGAGATGTCCTATCAGGTGGCCGACGCCACCACCTCGGGCGCGGCCGCGCCAGAGGGCGAGACGGATGATCCCTTGCATCAGGCGTCGCTGTCGGCGCGCGAGCAGGAAGTGATCCGCTGCTTCCTGGCGGGCATGACGGTCAGCGAGATCGCCGAGAAGTTCCACCGCAGCATCAAGACCATCAGCTCGCAGAAGGCGGCCGCCTTCCGCAAGCTCGGCGTCACGTCGAACAACGACTTGTTCCGCATCCGCCAGACCTTCGATTGACCATGACCGCCCGCGCCTTCCTGGGGTTTGCCGCGGCCGCCTGCCTTGGGCTGCTGGCAGGGTCGCCCGCGTCTGCGCAGTCGCCGTCGGGATTTTCCCTGACGCAGGTCGAGCAGGCGTGGATCCAGCAGCATCCGGTGCTGCGGGTCAGCGTGCTGAGAGAGCTCGAACCGATCGAGTACCTGCAGGACGGCAACCTGCATGGCCTGTCGGCGGAGTTTCTCGACGAGGTCGCCCGCAAGACCGGCCTGCGCTTTACCTACGTGCCTGCCGATACCAGCCAGGAGCGGGTCGATATGGTCACGCGGGGCGAAGCCGACCTGATCTCGGCCTTGCGCGTCAACGGCGATGTGGCGGCGCGTTCCGGTTTCCTGCATACCGATCCGTATCACGTCAGCGCGGGGATCGTGATCACGCGTGTGAAAAGGCCCTTTCTGTTCGAGCCCGACCAGCTCAATGGCATGACGGTGACCTTGCCGTCCCTGGATCGCTACCGCGAGGAACTGCGGCGCAAGGCGCCGCGGGCTTCCTTGATCAATGGCGGCTCGTCGAGCAGGATGCTGGAGCAGGTGGCCAACGGCGAGGCCGACGCGGCGGTCGGCACCGAAGCCTTCCTGGTGCCTTATATGTATCGCGGCTACCAGGGTCAGCTGCAGATATCGGGAGTGCTGTCCGGGATGACGACCGAGATTGGCATGAGCGTGCGCGCCGACCAGCCGGTGCTGCATGGCATCCTGGAAAAGGCGCTCGCATCGATTTCGCCTGAGGAGATCCGGCAGATCCATGAACGCTGGCTCAGTCAGCACATGAACGATGATCCGACGTTCGCCGACATCACGCGGCACTTCTGGCACGAATTGGTGCTGGCGGGCCTGGTGCTGGCCTTGCTGGCCATCGTGTCCGGGGTGACCTACCGCATGCGGCAGAAGGCCGTACGCAACGAACGCGAAAAAACCATGTTCCTGGCCGTCATGAGCCATGAAATCCGCTCGCCCATGAACTCGGTGCTTGCGGCGGTGGAGTTGCTGCGCAATACGCCCTTGGACAAGCAGCAGCGACATTACGCCGAGTTGGCCAATCACGGCGCGCAATCGCTGCTGACGCTGATCGACGACGTGCTGGACGTGACCAAGCTGGAGGCCGGACAGGTCAGGCTGGAGCTGGAAGCCGTGGATCTTGCCGCGCTGGTGCGCAACGTGGTCGATCTGCACCAGCTGCGTGCGCGCGAACGCCATATCTCATTGAGCTATGACGGCGCCGTGGACCTGCCTCTCCTGATGCTGGACGATGCCCGGCTGGGCCAGGTATTGAACAACCTGGTGTCCAACGCCATCAAATTCACGGAAAGCGGTGGCGTGACCGTGCGCTACGCGCTCGAGGACAGCGACATTCCCCGGCACCGCAACCTGCGCCTGTCGGTCAGCGATACCGGCATCGGCATCGCCGAAGACGCGCAAGCCAAGCTGTTCCAGCCGTATGCCCAGGTGGCGCGGTCGTTCAGGCGGTCGGGAGGAACGGGGCTGGGGTTGGCCATCACTCGCGACCTGGTGGCGTTGATGCAGGGCAAGGTGACGTTGACCAGCCGGCTCGGCGCGGGCACCACGGTCGAGGTGTCATTGCCGGTGCAGCCGGCGCCCAGGCACGCCGTGGCGGCCGAGCCGCCGGTGCGCCAGCCGGCCGGTGCGCGGCCCGATCACGGCCTGCGGGTCCTGGTGGTGGAGGACACGCCCGCCAACCAGGCGGTGCTGCAGGCGCAGCTGGAGGGTTTCGGCTGCACCGCGGTGATTGCCCAGGACGGCGTCCAGGCGCT
The window above is part of the Achromobacter deleyi genome. Proteins encoded here:
- a CDS encoding ATP-binding protein, with the protein product MTARAFLGFAAAACLGLLAGSPASAQSPSGFSLTQVEQAWIQQHPVLRVSVLRELEPIEYLQDGNLHGLSAEFLDEVARKTGLRFTYVPADTSQERVDMVTRGEADLISALRVNGDVAARSGFLHTDPYHVSAGIVITRVKRPFLFEPDQLNGMTVTLPSLDRYREELRRKAPRASLINGGSSSRMLEQVANGEADAAVGTEAFLVPYMYRGYQGQLQISGVLSGMTTEIGMSVRADQPVLHGILEKALASISPEEIRQIHERWLSQHMNDDPTFADITRHFWHELVLAGLVLALLAIVSGVTYRMRQKAVRNEREKTMFLAVMSHEIRSPMNSVLAAVELLRNTPLDKQQRHYAELANHGAQSLLTLIDDVLDVTKLEAGQVRLELEAVDLAALVRNVVDLHQLRARERHISLSYDGAVDLPLLMLDDARLGQVLNNLVSNAIKFTESGGVTVRYALEDSDIPRHRNLRLSVSDTGIGIAEDAQAKLFQPYAQVARSFRRSGGTGLGLAITRDLVALMQGKVTLTSRLGAGTTVEVSLPVQPAPRHAVAAEPPVRQPAGARPDHGLRVLVVEDTPANQAVLQAQLEGFGCTAVIAQDGVQALACFAQGTYDLVLMDCDLPDQDGYALTMRLRLMERETGQSRCPIIAISASTGADHTARCFDADMDGILGKPIRMRKLQDTIELWCGVELDPIAQPEHGRGMFGPEQVVEALQSDLHALLHRAALQDADGARRAAHRLYGAALTVEWPEVAEQAGVLQRLLAAEPPWQLPAWQAALSALARAFRDSRPRLTVTDDPEAIAGLAPQSP
- a CDS encoding response regulator transcription factor: MLDDHAVVRHGLVSHLTAEPDIDVVGAFESSRELMRALGQTQADILLLDFSLGRDELDGVSLIRALRARHPDCRILVLSTHHEPATVSLALRVGARGFVGKGEDMADLMKAIRAVASGAIYLSAEMSYQVADATTSGAAAPEGETDDPLHQASLSAREQEVIRCFLAGMTVSEIAEKFHRSIKTISSQKAAAFRKLGVTSNNDLFRIRQTFD